In the Catenovulum adriaticum genome, AATTAACTTTCAGCTTTTACGCTATCTTCATCACCTATATGTACCGCGCCACGCTTTTCAGCCAGCTGAATTTGGCGTTCTCGTTCAGCAAAACGTGCTTTATCTTCATCTGAAGTTTTATCAAAACAATGTGGACAGCTAACCCCTTTTTGGTATCTCTCATCTTGCTTTTCGGTTTCAGTAATTGGCATACGGCAAGCATAGCATTGGTCATAACTACCCTGCTCTAAATTATGATCAACCGTCACTCTCTGGTCAAAAACAAAACATTCACCTTTCCATTTGGTTTGTTCTGCAGGTACTTCTTCTAAATATTTTAAAATACCGCCTTTTAAGTGATAAACTTCGTCAAATCCTTGCTCTTTCAAATAAGCCGTTGATTTTTCACAGCGGATACCACCCGTGCAAAACATAGCCACTTTTTTATGTTTTTTGGCATCTAAATGCTTTTCAACATATTCTGGAAATTCACGAAAAGTTGTGGTTTTAGGGTCAACCGCATTTTCAAAAGTACCAATGGCCACTTCATAATCATTCCGAGTATCAACTAATAAAACATCAGGGTCAGAAATTAAAGCATTCCAATCTTTAGGTTCAACATAAGTACCAACGACCTGCCTTGGATCTATACCTTCAACCCCCATGGTCACAATTTCCTTTTTAAGCTTAACTTTCGTTCGATAAAAAGTTTGCTCTTGGGCAATGGATTCTTTGTGCTCAATATCCGCTAAACGAGGATCCGATTTTAACCAATTTAACACCGCATCAATCCCTTCTCTAGGGCCTGACACCGTGCCGTTAATACCTTCAACCGCCAATAATAAAGTACCTTTTACTTGGTTATCTACCATCACATTATGCAAAGGCTCTCTTAAAGCTTCAAAGTTATCAAGACGGGTAAATTTATAAAGTGCTGCAACTACGTAGTTCATTAGGCTTCCTCTGTTCAGTCCAATCGTAAGTTGGATACAAAAATTAAGCTGCGAATTATACGATTTTTTTCCTAAAATGCGAATAAAGCGGTTGATATAGATCAATAAACAATTAAGCTTCTTTTTGCTTAACTCTTTGCCTCATTAATTTAATCAAATCACGCCAGCTAACAATACCAATTGGTTTATTTGTTTCATCTACAATTGGGATACACGAAATAATATGTTCATCAAAGCATTTGATTATATCAACCAAGTTACTCTCCACTGATAATGTAACGGGATGACGCGACATAATTTGATGAACTCTCTTATTTAAAGTCGCACGATCTCTTGCTTGTTCGGATGCAGTATCAAGATTTGGACTAAGCGCTTTTAGCCAATCTCGATCCGACACCACACCCACTAACTTTGATTTTTCAACCACTAATAAATGATGAAAATGTGTATTATTGAAAATTTCACTGACTACAGATAAAGCGTCATCAGGCTCAACAGTTACCACCGGCTTAGACATCAAGTCACTTATTTTCATCTAATCACAACTCCTTTATTAATGTTTAACACACTTAGAATATTTAAAGTGATTCTAACGCCAATTACAACCTCAATTAATCCCTTTAGTACCCACTTAAATTTAACCAACCTAGATGACCCCTACTCGGTGTAATGAATATGTTTCAAACGGCCTTTTTTAACGGAGACTGCGTTAAATTTACTTGCATAAATCCCAATGGATAAGGGAAGTAGAGCGGCGTTGAAACTAACGCAGAGGCTAGTTATTAACGCGCGAATTTAACTTGTCCACGCAACAAAATTATAATTAGCCATCATGCAGTGCTATAAAATTAAATAAATAAAGAAATCGGTAAACAAAAATCCAGTTCAAATAACTCATCAGCTGTCAAAAATTGGTTTTTATAATATTGAACATAAGCAGGTGTCGATTGCATTTTAAAGCCAGACGCGGGCAACCATTGCTCTAAAATGTAACTTAGCTGCGGTAATAAGTCGCCATATTTCCCTGTTAACTTAAAAACAGCATGTAAACCGCCTGGAATCATTAAGCTATTAACAACCCCCCGACGAGTTAAAGGAGTATCAATAGCCAAGCAAGCTACATATCGGCATTGCGCCAATTCAACCACAGCTGGATTCGATTGATGTAAGCCAAATTGCTGTGAAAAGTCGCGTTTTTCTATCTGTGCCCAAGCCTGAAGAATTTGCCATGCTTGACGAATAGAACGCCCGTAACCAGTATGCCGAACATACGCAACATGCCGATTTGGCAAATTAATAATATTTGCTGGAGGACATTTGGATTTATCTAGCCTTTGATACGCAGCCGCTATTTCAGCGTCTTTTAAATAAGGCTTATCTTTATTTTCACTTTCACTCTGTCGCCATTGACCCGGCGACATAAAAAAAATAGATTTAAATGCACGACTAAAAGATGAAACCGAAGAAAAACCACTTTTCGTCGCAATTTCTAACACACTAGCCTTAGAATCAAACATTAACTGATTGGCAGCAAACTCTAAACGCGCTCGACGAATATATGAATGCACGGGTTCACCCACCACTTGTTTGAAAGTACGGTGGAAATGTTGCTCAGAGTAAGCCGCAATATCAGCTAAATCTTTCGCCGGTAGATCAAAGGTTATATCTTGATGAATATAGGCTAATACATCATTTATTCTCGAGATTTTTTGTTCTGATGACATTTTAAAATTCTCTGGACAAACCGTACATGGCTATCTTTTTACATATATCATAAACGGACATATATAAAAGCATAAAAGGACATCACTTAGCAATTTATTTCAAGTAAGCTTGGGCAAATTTTTTTCAGTGTGCCAATCAGTATGAAAATCGCAAAATCATTACAACAAATTCAACCTTCTTACATTCGCGAAATTTTAGCGGCTGCGCAAACGCAAGGCGTTATCTCGCTCGCTGGCGGCTTACCCGATGGCGAAAGCTTTCCACTTGATTTAATGGAAGATTCACTTAACACGCTAGCAGCAAGCCCTCAATTATTTCAATATGGGCACACCGCAGGTTATGCACCTTTACTCGATTATTTTAAACAAACAGAGCAACAACCCGGCCACCACAGCGCAATTGTTTGTACGGGCTCGCAACAAGCTTTAGATTTAATCGCTCGTGCTTTTTTAAATCCAAATGATATTGTTGTAATGGAAGCACCTAGCTATTTAGGCGCATTACAAGTATTTGGCTTAGCCCAAGCGAATGTGCAAAGTATTCAACAACGCGCAGACGGCCCTGACTTGGCTCAACTAGAAGCAAAATTTGCGACCGGTGAAGTAGTGATGTTTTACGCGGTTCCAGATTTTCATAACCCAACTGGTGTGTGCTGGTCACTTGAAGTAAGACAAAAAGTTGCCCAACTTTGTATTCAATATAATGTCACTTTAATTGAAGACGTGCCTTACCGTGAACTTAGATTTAATGGCCAGGCGTTGCCACTCACCTCTAGCTTTTGTCCAGATAACTCATTAGTCTTACGCTCGTTTTCTAAAATAGCGACACCTGGCATTCGACTTGGTTTATTAACAGGAAAAACCGATTGGATTAACCCACTCATAAAAGTAAAACAATCTTCTGATTTGCATTCATCTGTTCCAATGCAAGCGGTTTTATTAGACTTGTTAAAACACCCTAACTTTGACAAGCATCTGGCGAAATTACGTGATTTATACCAAAAACGTTATCTTGCGTTAACAGAGCAACTAAGTCAAAAATTACCAGCTGGTTGCCAATTTAATACAGTTGATGGCGGTATGTTTATTTGGCTAACCGTGCCTGATTGTAATACTTACCAATTAGCACAAGCGGCCATTGATAATAATGTCGCTGTTGTGCCTAGTGCTGTATTTTATCAGCAAGGTGAAACGGTTGAGCCAGCGTTAAGGTTAAACTTTACGAATGCCAGCGAAAGCGAGCTCGCAACCGCAGTTGATCGTTTAGTTACGGCTATAAATGAGAGTTGCAAACCAATTTAATTAATTTTTAATTTATAGGCCCATTCTTTTAGCCTACACCTACCCTTACAGACCTACACTTTGGATAAAAGTTAGGTCCAGCGGCACAATGTAGGCTTCAAACAAACCAATACATACAAAATAAGTTCAACGCGCTCCATTTCAACAGATTCGCTCCAAACGATAAAGCTTGATAAGATGCCATCACACTTTGCAACTCAAAAGGAAAGCGCATGAAACTATTTGTATTTGATCATTGTCCATTTTGTTTAAAAGCAAGAATGGCTGTGGGCTATAAAAATTTACCAGTCGCTATTGAGTACTTACAAAATCATGATGTTCAAGCCAGAATAGATAAAGTAGGTGCCAATACGGTGCCTATTTTACAAACTGAAAATGGTAATTATATCGCCGAAAGTTTGGATATTGTTGAATACTTGGATCGCTCAGACGGCCAACCACAATTACTAGACTCAACTCAATCAACACAAATTAATCGATGGTTAAGTCAAGCCAGCGAGGCTAGCAATACACTTGTGTTTCCACGTTGGTTAAAAATTGAGTTACCAGAATTTGCCAGCCAAGAAGCCAAAGATTGGTTCGAAAAAAATAAAACACGAATGATTGATATGAGCTTTGAGAGCGCTTTTGAACAATCTAATTTAGCAATTGAAAACATGCATTCTGTTTTACAGCGATTAGATTTTCTTCAACTCCCTTCAGACCGCAATAATCAACTAAGCTATGACGATATTAATTTATTTCCGTTTTTGCGCAATTTAACTGTGGTAAAAGGCTTAAAATTTCCAAATAAAGTTGCGGAATATATTGATCAAGTCGCTAAATTAACCCGAATAAAATTATATACCGCTCAAGCCATTTAGCCCTTAACACAGTCAACAGCTGGTTACGCCATTATATAAATCTGTGTTATAACCAGCTGATTTTCTAATTCGACAGTGTACGAATAAACCGATTGCTTAGCTGCCGTTAAACTTAGCTTTTGCTTGCTCTACTTTTGAAAAGTCTAATCCTAATTCGTCAACCGCCTGCTTAATTAAATCTGGGTTGCCCATCACTGTCATCATTAACGCTTGCAATTTATCAGCAGGTAAACCTAAAGATTGAATAGTCGGCATAGCGGCTAACGGGTTATCTGTTAATTGAGTAAATAATTCAGCAATTTTTTCATCGCTTACATTCAACTCTTTTAATGTTTGAATAATTGGGTTCATTGTTGCTCCTACTTTATAATCTACTTTATAAATAGTGGGCTTTATACTCTGAATTAAATTAAATGTCAGCCTTTGTACGTGTTTATCTTTGTATATAATGTGAGTCGAGCGGAAATGATTTAGACAAAGCAGAAATAACGAGCTTCTGTTTTGCCTAAGACTAAAATAACCTATAGCTCGTTAAAAATCATGGCAAGGATTAATCAAGACGAACCCCATACATTTTTATCGCTTTTAAGTGAATCCGTAAAAAGCAAAGCCGATATTCTGATATACTCAATTTAAAAATTTGCTGGTGCTTTTAGCTGTATAGGATCAACCAATGGAACAATTTCCGATATTTTTAAATTTAAATAATTTTCCTTGTGCTGTTGTCGGGGGCGGTGATGTCGCGTTTAGAAAAGCCAGCGCATTACTTAAAGCACAGGCCGAACTGACCATTATTTCACCCAAAGTTTGCCCTGAATTAAAACAACTCATTGACGACCATCATTTAACTTGGCTTAATCAAAATTACCAAGATCAGCTAATTGATAATATGCGTTTAGTTGTCGCCGCAACGGATAACGAAACCGTTAATGCCCAAGTTTACGCTTATTGTGAAGCCCATAAAATTTTAATTAATACCGTTGACTCACCTAAATATTGCCGTTATACCACACCTTCTATTGTTGATCGCTCCCCTATTTTAATCGCGATTTCATCAGCCGGTATGAGCCCCGTATTAGCCAGACGGATCAGAGCGACAATAGAGTCCAGCTTGCCGCAAGCATTAGGCGAAATAGCAGAGTATGCAGGTTCGCTGCGCACACGAATTAAGCAAGCTTTCAGTACATTAGATCAAAGGCGAACTTTTTGGGAAAACTTTTTTTCCAGTTCCATCGTCAGTCGCTTTCGCCAGCTAAAAGCTGAACAAAAAGAACAAATTGTCAACGATTTAATTGCCAATGAACAAGTGCAAGGTGAAGTTTGGTTAGTCGGTGCTGGTCCTGGTGATGAAGAATTATTGACCATTAAAGCACTGCAAAAAATGCAGCTCGCTGATGTAATTGTTTACGATAGACTCATCTCCCAAAAAACGCTTGATTTAGCTCGTAAAGATGCAGATTTTATTTGTGTCGGTAAACAAAAAAATTATCATTTAAAACAACAAGAAGAAATTAACGATTTATTAGTTAGATTAGCCCAAGAAGGTAAAAAAGTATGCCGTTTAAAAGGCGGAGATCCTTTCATTTTTGGCCGAGGTGGTGAAGAATTAGAAACCTTGGTTGAACACCAAATTCCATTTCAAGTCATTCCAGCTGTCACAGCCGCGGCTGGTTGCGCCAGTTATGCAGGCATACCGCTTACCCACAGAGATTACGCCAGAAAAGTCGTATTTGTCACAGGCCAAAACAGTAAAGCCGGTGATTATCCAGATTGGCAAGCACTGGTTCGTCCATACCAAACATTAGTGGTTTATATGGGCTTAACCCGAGCGCAATTAATTAAAGATGAGTTGATTCATCATGGAATGAGTAAAAGCATGCCTGTGGCGATTGTTGAAAAAGGCACCACCCGCGAGCAAAAAGTATACGTTGGCAATTTAGATAATCTACCGCAACTGGCCAGAGACAATCAGATTGGTTCACCTGCTTTATTAATTATTGGGGAAGTGGTTAAACTTGCAAATACCCTTAACTGGTTTAATCCAGATGAATTGACTGATGAAACCAGTACTTTTAACACTTATATAAAGCCGTAAAATCTACTTTATTGAGTTGATTTATAGAATAGATTGCACACATTGCGTGCTTTAGTTAAAACCAAAAGGCCTAAATTTGATACTCTATCGAAATTAGGCCTTGCTAGGGTCTGTTGACCTTTTGGGTACAATTTTGCAGCAGTTTGTTTGGTATTTATACAAGGCATAGCGATTGACGTGTAGTGGGCTACATAAATGAGCTATAAAGACTTTATGCTCCTGCAAAGTCACCTTACCCCACATCCATGTGGGGCAACACAGTAGAAATGCTAAACAAACGCTGCCCTTCGGGTTCGTCCTAAACGCTTTTTGCTCTTTGTTGCCTGCATGGATGCAGGTACTTAGCGTGAGCAGGATGCGGTAGCTGTGCTCGATATTGACATAGAAGAACTATGCTACATATCTCGCGTCGCGATCAAAAAGCGTTTAGTTAGAACAAAATTTGTACTCCAAACGTCAACAGACCCTAGCGCTTTAAATACATCCCGTTTTAAGAAATCACTTCATTATTCTGCCTTGTCGTTATGACATTTGGCGGTTTTCAATCGCTAAACCGCAAACCGTTTGCAAGTGCTCAGCTATGCTTTCTAAGTTGTAATCTTGCTGCGGTGGAATACGAATAAACGAATGCTGCCCTTTTAAACAGGCAAGCACCCAATCGTTTTTCCGTTCGTTTTCAGCACGAGTATCTAACTCAATAACAGCCAAAATAGCATTGTTTTTATCCGTAATCACAAAATCCATCAACTTACTTAGCGAATTACGTTTTAGCAATTTGTCTTGTGCGCTAATTAAGTAAGCAAGCGAAACTTGGCAGTGTATACGGTACTCAGAGCTTAATATTTGCTGTAATAACAAATGTAATTTTTGCCTAGGGTTTAACTGCAACGCTTCATGCTTTTTGATAAATTCGAAACGGTCAATTTTAGCTTGTTGCTGTTTTTTTTGCCAAAAATGCGTTGCAATTAAAACAAGGATAAATACGCCAACGACAATAAGTATATTCATTCATTTTAAGTTTTTTATAGTGTTATATAAACTATGGTAACGGCCCCATTTAATTAAAGCTACTGATAAATTTAATCAATAGAAAAGTCCTTTTAAAATTAATGTCCAATTAACTTAAAGCTCGTATCAAGGTTTGCGTATTCACTTTTATTAATTTCCAACAACTTGCCAGCCCTAATAAACCAATCACTAAAGCACCGGTTATAGGGCCAATTAACCAAAATGACCAATGAAAACTCGCTGGCATATTAAATACCTGAGTTTGCAAAATATACAGCGCAATTTCGTTAGCCATCGCGGCGAACAACCCGGCTAGCGCCCCTAAAATCATAAATTCTAAACTAACGCTGTTTCTGAGTAGACTAGACTTAGCGCCAAGCGTTCGAAGTATAACTAACTCTTGTCGCCTTTCATCTAAACTGGCTTGCACTTGTGCAATTAAGACTAAACCACCTGCCACAACAACCAAAATTAAAATAAACTCAACCGCCAACGACACTTGATTTGTAATTTGTCTAATTTGATTAATAATAGCGTCGATATCGATTAAGGTCGCGCTTGGAAACTGGCTCATAATATTATGCAGCTTTGGTTTAGTTTCTTCAGGCACATAAAAGCTAGTGATATATGTAGCCGGAAATTCATTTAAAACCGCCGGATTAAAAATCATAAAAAAGTTAGGTCGCATTGATTCCCAAACTACTGAGCGGATACTTGCAACTTTTACGTCTAACGCTTTTCCAGCAATATTAAAAGTTAGCTTATCGCCTAACGCAATCCCCATACGCTCTGATAATTTTTCTTCAATTGATACTAAATAATCAGTTTCGTTGGGTTGCCACCATTGCCCTTGCACCAATTCATTCTCTTCTGGTAAATTCGGATAAGCAGTTAAGTTTAACTCTCGTCCAATTGAGCGTTGTCTGTCTTCTACATCATCACGCTTTTCTTTCGATACTTGATCGCGCAATAATTCATCATTAATCGAAGTTAAACGACCACGGGTAACAGGGTAAGTATCATCTATTTCAATTGATTGCTTTTGAAAAGCTTGCGTAAAAGGCTCAAGCTCAGTTTCACTAATATTCACGGCAAAGTAATTAGGTGTGCCTTCTGGTAACTGAGATTGCCACTGTGCTAATAAATCGTTGCGCAGTACTAATACAATTAATAAAAGCTCGATGGCTACCGTAAAACTGATTAGTTGAACGCTATTTTCACGTGCTCGCCGGTATAGCCCAGCAAGCGCTAATTTTGTTGCGCTACCAGCGTTAGCACCAGCTTTGCGTGACCCCCAAATAGCGCTTCTGGCAATCAGTAATAATAAAACGATCACAACCCCAGCAGATGCTAATAACGCTAAGCTTAGTTTTAAACTGTCGCTGTATAACCACATTAAACAAAAAATAGCGGTGGCTGAAAACAGCCAGTTTAACCAATCTTTATTTTTTAAACCTTGCATTTGCCGATGTAAAACACGCAGCGGTGGAATTGAAAATAATTTAAGGAGCGGATAAACCGAAAACAACAATAAACTTAACAACCCTGTACTTACAGCCAGCCACCAAGGTCTAAAACCGCCACTTGGAATATAGTCGGGTAAATAACTTTGCAAAGCTTGAACAACGGCAATTTGTCCGAGATAGCCAATCATTAACCCTACCCCAATACCAACTAAAGCAATTAACCCCAATTGAATAACAAATACCCACTTAATTTGCTGCTGGCTAGCACCGAGCGTTTTTAAAATAGCAACCAAGTCAAAATGACGCTCGCAAAAACGCGAAGCAGCTACTGCAATGGCGGTCGCGGCCAAAACGATACCGAGTAAACTGGCTAATAAAAAATATTGCTCAGCTCTGCGTACCGCTCTAAGAATTGGCGAGCTATTATTTTGAGTAGAGCGCAACCTATGAATATCGCGATTGAGTTGAGGTTCAACCCAATCTTGAAAGTCAGTTAATTGCGTATTTTCGCCGATTAAATTAAGTTGATAACTCACTCTGGAGCCTGGTTGAATAACCCCGGTTTTCTCCAAGTCAGTCAAATTAATCAGCGCTAAACCACCTGAGTTAAATACGTTCAGATCCGCATCCGGTACACTGGTAACAACCTCTGATAATTCAAATTGAGCATTGCCAAGTTCGACACTATCGCCAATTGATAATTTAAGCTGGCTTACTAATTTACTATCTAACCAAATTTTTCCGGCTTGTACTCTTTTTTGGGTGCTTTGTCCTTGATCCCATGCAGCATCTGTTACTGCTAACTCCCCTTTTAGTGGGTAAGCTGAGTCCACGGCTCGAATACTGGCAAGCTGCATTTGCTCATTGGCAAACAACATAGACGAAAACCTAACTTGCTTAGACTCAGTTAAGCCAAATTCATTGGCTTTACTGACCCACTCAGGGTTTATCTCCCGTGAAGCAATCAGTAAACTATCGCCTGCTAAAAACTCTCCACTTTTATCTTGTAGCGCACCTTGCAGCCTTTCACTAAACATAGACAGTGAAAAAACAGACGACACTGCCAATATTAGCGCAGCCAAAATAATACTGAGTTCACCACGCTTTAGCTCTTGTTTAAGCAACCTTGATGCGAGCTGAAATGCCCCGCTAAACATTTGTTGAAAAGAAACCGTTTTAACCTGCATAAGAACCAGCCTCGTCATTAATTTTGGGTTGATTCGTTATATTTTGGGTTATTTCAGTTAACTGACCCGCTTGCATCTGGAGTTGCCGCTGACATCGTTTGGCTAAATTTAAATCGTGAGTGACCAATACTAAAGTGGTTCCCTGCGCTTTGTTTAATTCAAATAATAAATTTTCTACTTTATGCCCGTTTTCAGCATCTAAATTACCGGTTGGTTCATCCGCAAATAAAATATCGGGCTTACTGGCAAACGCACGAGCCACTGCGACTCTTTGTTGCTCACCACCTGATAACTGATTAGGATAATGATGCCCTCTGTCGGCTAAGCCAACTGCCGATAACAGTTCACTGGCTTGTTCTTTTGCTTTTGCTTGGTGATTTAATTCAAGTGGCAACATGACGTTTTCAAGAGCAGTTAAGCTTTGGACTAACATAAAAGACTGAAACACAAAGCCAACATGCTGGCCTCGCAATAAAGCACGCTGCTCTTCGTCTAGTCGGTTTAAAGATTGTCCAGCGAGCTCAATCTCACCTTGTTCGCATACGTCTAATCCAGCTAATAAACTCAATAAGGTTGACTTACCTGAGCCTGAACGACCAACTATCGCAACCGATTCTCCTGCATTTATTTCAAACTGACAATCAGATAAGATCTTGAGTTCTTCGCCATTTGATATTACTGTTTTAGATAATTTTTTTACGCTGAGAATAGATGACATTATGCCCCTTCCTTATTATTTTAATGCAAGCGATAAACATTTGAAAAACACATTATTAGCGCCACTGTTTGTTATATTTATACTTTTAAATACCGTTTTAGTTCAATCGGCTCACGCTTCAACCAATAAACAAACCTTACTCATATTAGGCGATAGCCTATCCGCTGGTTATGGTTTAGAAGTTGAACAAAGCTGGGTTTATTTATTAAAACAAGACTGGCAACAAAAATATCCCAATCGACAAATCATTAATGCCAGTATCAGCGGTGATACCACCAGTGGTGGTTTAAACCGCTTTAAACAATTGCTCAACGAGTTTAAACCAACTTGGGTTTTAATTGAGCTAGGTGGCAATGACGGCTTACGCGGTTTTCAACTCTCTACTATTAAACAAAATTTAACCCAATTAGTTCAATTAAGCCAACAACATAATGCCGAACCCATATTAGCAGAAATAAAAATTCCTCCTAATTACGGTCAACGTTATGTTGCATTATTTATTAAACAATACCATCAAATCGCATCTGAATTTAAGTTAGATTTAATTCCTTTTTTTATTGAGTCTGTCGCGACCCAGCCTGACCTAATGCAAAACGATGGCATACACCCAAATGCAAAAGCACAAACTCAAATAAAAACCTACATGGATAAGCATTTAAATCAAGCAATTGAATCAGAGTAATTGCTTTATTTAAGATAAATTAGCACAATAGCGACAATTTTTAGCTATTAGCATCAATTATACTGTGCGGTATAAAGCACAGTCATCATCATTTTTCGGAGTTCACCAATAATGAGTTCGCTACAAGATCAATTATTAAAAGCCGGTTTA is a window encoding:
- a CDS encoding rhodanese-related sulfurtransferase codes for the protein MNYVVAALYKFTRLDNFEALREPLHNVMVDNQVKGTLLLAVEGINGTVSGPREGIDAVLNWLKSDPRLADIEHKESIAQEQTFYRTKVKLKKEIVTMGVEGIDPRQVVGTYVEPKDWNALISDPDVLLVDTRNDYEVAIGTFENAVDPKTTTFREFPEYVEKHLDAKKHKKVAMFCTGGIRCEKSTAYLKEQGFDEVYHLKGGILKYLEEVPAEQTKWKGECFVFDQRVTVDHNLEQGSYDQCYACRMPITETEKQDERYQKGVSCPHCFDKTSDEDKARFAERERQIQLAEKRGAVHIGDEDSVKAES
- a CDS encoding CBS domain-containing protein, with translation MKISDLMSKPVVTVEPDDALSVVSEIFNNTHFHHLLVVEKSKLVGVVSDRDWLKALSPNLDTASEQARDRATLNKRVHQIMSRHPVTLSVESNLVDIIKCFDEHIISCIPIVDETNKPIGIVSWRDLIKLMRQRVKQKEA
- a CDS encoding AraC family transcriptional regulator, with translation MSSEQKISRINDVLAYIHQDITFDLPAKDLADIAAYSEQHFHRTFKQVVGEPVHSYIRRARLEFAANQLMFDSKASVLEIATKSGFSSVSSFSRAFKSIFFMSPGQWRQSESENKDKPYLKDAEIAAAYQRLDKSKCPPANIINLPNRHVAYVRHTGYGRSIRQAWQILQAWAQIEKRDFSQQFGLHQSNPAVVELAQCRYVACLAIDTPLTRRGVVNSLMIPGGLHAVFKLTGKYGDLLPQLSYILEQWLPASGFKMQSTPAYVQYYKNQFLTADELFELDFCLPISLFI
- a CDS encoding PLP-dependent aminotransferase family protein produces the protein MKIAKSLQQIQPSYIREILAAAQTQGVISLAGGLPDGESFPLDLMEDSLNTLAASPQLFQYGHTAGYAPLLDYFKQTEQQPGHHSAIVCTGSQQALDLIARAFLNPNDIVVMEAPSYLGALQVFGLAQANVQSIQQRADGPDLAQLEAKFATGEVVMFYAVPDFHNPTGVCWSLEVRQKVAQLCIQYNVTLIEDVPYRELRFNGQALPLTSSFCPDNSLVLRSFSKIATPGIRLGLLTGKTDWINPLIKVKQSSDLHSSVPMQAVLLDLLKHPNFDKHLAKLRDLYQKRYLALTEQLSQKLPAGCQFNTVDGGMFIWLTVPDCNTYQLAQAAIDNNVAVVPSAVFYQQGETVEPALRLNFTNASESELATAVDRLVTAINESCKPI
- the grxB gene encoding glutaredoxin 2, which codes for MKLFVFDHCPFCLKARMAVGYKNLPVAIEYLQNHDVQARIDKVGANTVPILQTENGNYIAESLDIVEYLDRSDGQPQLLDSTQSTQINRWLSQASEASNTLVFPRWLKIELPEFASQEAKDWFEKNKTRMIDMSFESAFEQSNLAIENMHSVLQRLDFLQLPSDRNNQLSYDDINLFPFLRNLTVVKGLKFPNKVAEYIDQVAKLTRIKLYTAQAI
- a CDS encoding DUF2999 family protein codes for the protein MNPIIQTLKELNVSDEKIAELFTQLTDNPLAAMPTIQSLGLPADKLQALMMTVMGNPDLIKQAVDELGLDFSKVEQAKAKFNGS
- the cysG gene encoding siroheme synthase CysG — its product is MEQFPIFLNLNNFPCAVVGGGDVAFRKASALLKAQAELTIISPKVCPELKQLIDDHHLTWLNQNYQDQLIDNMRLVVAATDNETVNAQVYAYCEAHKILINTVDSPKYCRYTTPSIVDRSPILIAISSAGMSPVLARRIRATIESSLPQALGEIAEYAGSLRTRIKQAFSTLDQRRTFWENFFSSSIVSRFRQLKAEQKEQIVNDLIANEQVQGEVWLVGAGPGDEELLTIKALQKMQLADVIVYDRLISQKTLDLARKDADFICVGKQKNYHLKQQEEINDLLVRLAQEGKKVCRLKGGDPFIFGRGGEELETLVEHQIPFQVIPAVTAAAGCASYAGIPLTHRDYARKVVFVTGQNSKAGDYPDWQALVRPYQTLVVYMGLTRAQLIKDELIHHGMSKSMPVAIVEKGTTREQKVYVGNLDNLPQLARDNQIGSPALLIIGEVVKLANTLNWFNPDELTDETSTFNTYIKP
- a CDS encoding DUF2726 domain-containing protein, encoding MNILIVVGVFILVLIATHFWQKKQQQAKIDRFEFIKKHEALQLNPRQKLHLLLQQILSSEYRIHCQVSLAYLISAQDKLLKRNSLSKLMDFVITDKNNAILAVIELDTRAENERKNDWVLACLKGQHSFIRIPPQQDYNLESIAEHLQTVCGLAIENRQMS
- a CDS encoding ABC transporter permease; translated protein: MQVKTVSFQQMFSGAFQLASRLLKQELKRGELSIILAALILAVSSVFSLSMFSERLQGALQDKSGEFLAGDSLLIASREINPEWVSKANEFGLTESKQVRFSSMLFANEQMQLASIRAVDSAYPLKGELAVTDAAWDQGQSTQKRVQAGKIWLDSKLVSQLKLSIGDSVELGNAQFELSEVVTSVPDADLNVFNSGGLALINLTDLEKTGVIQPGSRVSYQLNLIGENTQLTDFQDWVEPQLNRDIHRLRSTQNNSSPILRAVRRAEQYFLLASLLGIVLAATAIAVAASRFCERHFDLVAILKTLGASQQQIKWVFVIQLGLIALVGIGVGLMIGYLGQIAVVQALQSYLPDYIPSGGFRPWWLAVSTGLLSLLLFSVYPLLKLFSIPPLRVLHRQMQGLKNKDWLNWLFSATAIFCLMWLYSDSLKLSLALLASAGVVIVLLLLIARSAIWGSRKAGANAGSATKLALAGLYRRARENSVQLISFTVAIELLLIVLVLRNDLLAQWQSQLPEGTPNYFAVNISETELEPFTQAFQKQSIEIDDTYPVTRGRLTSINDELLRDQVSKEKRDDVEDRQRSIGRELNLTAYPNLPEENELVQGQWWQPNETDYLVSIEEKLSERMGIALGDKLTFNIAGKALDVKVASIRSVVWESMRPNFFMIFNPAVLNEFPATYITSFYVPEETKPKLHNIMSQFPSATLIDIDAIINQIRQITNQVSLAVEFILILVVVAGGLVLIAQVQASLDERRQELVILRTLGAKSSLLRNSVSLEFMILGALAGLFAAMANEIALYILQTQVFNMPASFHWSFWLIGPITGALVIGLLGLASCWKLIKVNTQTLIRALS
- a CDS encoding ABC transporter ATP-binding protein, which encodes MSSILSVKKLSKTVISNGEELKILSDCQFEINAGESVAIVGRSGSGKSTLLSLLAGLDVCEQGEIELAGQSLNRLDEEQRALLRGQHVGFVFQSFMLVQSLTALENVMLPLELNHQAKAKEQASELLSAVGLADRGHHYPNQLSGGEQQRVAVARAFASKPDILFADEPTGNLDAENGHKVENLLFELNKAQGTTLVLVTHDLNLAKRCQRQLQMQAGQLTEITQNITNQPKINDEAGSYAG